The proteins below are encoded in one region of Neodiprion virginianus isolate iyNeoVirg1 chromosome 7, iyNeoVirg1.1, whole genome shotgun sequence:
- the LOC124308378 gene encoding probable ATP-dependent RNA helicase DHX35 yields MQRSDLAPAILQLKALGIDNVLRFNFPSPPPTKNLLCGLELLYALGAIDNNGELTSPLGATMAEMPLDPVYAKCLIISGTMECSAEITIILAMLQVQNVFTIPGGGQAALKARVARRKFEAEEGDLITLLNVYTAYESQKVTSWCHQNFLNHKTLRRATEIRTQMCKMLKKLNIPLISCQRDTEKVLRCITAGLFPNTAYLHYTGVYRTVRGSRELHIHPNSCLYTVQQPQWLIFCEILHTSKTYMRELTVVKPEWLEELAPHFYQRRAIDPF; encoded by the exons ATGCAACGTTCAGATCTAGCACCTGCCATTCTACAGCTGAAAGCTCTGGGCATCGATAATGTCTTGCGATTTAATTTTCCCTCACCGCCACCAACAAAAAATCTTCTGTGTGGCCTAGAACTGCTTTATGCTTTGGGGGCCATTGACAATAATGGAGAATTGACAAGTCCGCTGGGAGCAACAATGGCAGAAATGCCATTAGATCCTGTCTATGCCAAGTGTTTAATAATCTCAG GTACTATGGAATGCTCAGCGGAGATAACAATCATCCTAGCTATGCTTCAGGTGCAAAATGTGTTTACAATACCCGGAGGGGGTCAAGCAGCTCTGAAAGCACGAGTTGCACGTCGCAAGTTCGAAGCAGAGGAAGGGGATCTGATCACGTTGTTAAATGTCTATACGGCCTATGAGTCCCAGAAAGTAACAAGCTGGTGTCACCAGAATTTTCTCAATCACAAAACGCTACGAAGAGCCACAGAAATTCGTACCCAGATGTGTAAAATGCTTAAAAAGTTGAATATTCCACTTATCTCTTGTCAAC GTGACACCGAAAAGGTTCTGAGGTGCATTACTGCAGGCCTTTTTCCCAACACTGCGTATCTTCATTACACTGGGGTGTACAGGACCGTTCGAGGTAGCAGGGAACTTCACATTCACCCCAACAGCTGTTTGTACACTGTTCAACAGCCTCAATG GCTCATCTTTTGCGAAATTTTGCACACCAGCAAAACGTACATGCGAGAGTTGACAGTTGTAAAACCAGAATGGCTGGAAGAACTAGCACCTCATTTCTACCAAAGACGTGCCATCGATCCCTTCTAG